TCAAGAAATTAAACTAATAATGACGGTCAAATAAACTCTTGGCCGAATTTCATTTTGGCATGAATCATGTACAAAACTGGGTGTCTGCCTATACAACACCACCTCATGCTTTCTTCGAAGCACAGATTGCTCAAGACAATGATAACTGAAGAAATGCATCTATTCAACAAATACATAACCTTGCAATAAACCAAAAATGACTCTTGACTTGTCCACTTTGAAGATTCTTCCTCTGGAGAACCTAAACTTAAACTAGCACCAACATCTCCCTCAATTTGTTAACAATTGTTCGTTATTTTTCATTTGACAATGGCTAAGAATTGACAATGACCTGGTTAGAAAAAGCTCATAGGAAAAAGGGATGTATGTTACTTCATAATTTGCACCAAATCAAATCCAAACTACTATTTAAGATCTTTTATGATAATGTCTCTGTCAAGAAAAACCATAGATTATTCTGTCAGAATTAGTTAGACAGTTGAATAGACACTTAATTTGTGACCAGACACTTGACTCCTATTTCTCTGCTCCTATAATAAATGTCTCAAAATGAATAATGCAATTCCCTATATCACACATTTTTCTTGCTCCTATATCTAGGCTCTTTCCAAATATAATGAACCTAGGAGGGCTGATCTCTAATTATACGAGTTTAAGTGCTAGATCAAAGAAATCAGTTTCTATACCTGCAAAGTTGTTGTAGGTTTTATTGCATGCCCCACTCTTGTCCGAAGTTTCACGAGGAAGTCCGCAACAACTCAAAAAAATCCCATCAGATTAAGAGCAGGTCACTCCAATGTTGATTGCTCCACCTTAGTTTATAAATCCACTACTATATAAATGAGAAGATTTATTTGATCAAGGAAAAATTGGTTCCACAACAATAGATCCTTTGATTTCCTTCTGCTATTTACTATTGCTTCCCTTCTTACATCACCCACCTAATGTTACATGATATCCAGGATCCATACCATATCAAAAATGTTTATGTAATTCTTGGAATTATATCATAACATGAGATAGGCTTTGAACATAAAGACAATTTCTACATTCCAAATTCTTCTAGATGTGAAGCTAAATAGGACTCCATGAATAAATATTGCAAGTCTAAGATCAAGACCTCAAATAAATTTGCTTCCCTGATCCATATTATTGACACATTAATAagatttcttctccttcccttaAAAACCAGTCAGATTAGTTCATTGTCCTGAAAGAACCCTTATGATATTACAATGAATGAGTACAATGAGTCCATGCCTCCATGGTTCTATCACGGAACAAAAATTAATGTAAATTAAAACAAAAGTTGGATATCATGAAACCTAAAGAAATAAAGCATTACTTTAAGTCTTTAGAAAAGGCTTCATAttgaacctttttttttgagaaacttCATAATGAACATTTAACAAAACTTATGAAAGCAGTTCACTGAAATTTAAACAGCATGTTAAATGAGAAATATGTAAAGCAATATAACTACCCAAGATAAAAAAATTCCAGTGAAAAGGGAGTGCAGGAGTAACCTGGCTATAGAACTTATCAGGTCTTTCTTCGCGCATCATGTGAAAGTCGTATGCAACCTTTGCATCACATCCAACACCTACACGATATAGGTTGAAGGGAGGAAAAGGATAAGTACTTAAGAAAATTCACACCGACCAAAGTGGGCAGCAATATAAGCCAGCACACCTAGATAATTTGTCATAAACTTAAGTTTCTTTGTACTGCAGCTTTGCTCCCTATCATATTCTTGGATAGCAACATTCCAACGGTCGAGCATTGTGATTGCAGCATGGTCAATGTCATGCAGCAGGGCACCCAAACCACCTTGTCCTTCAACAGAAGACAAACCTCCTCCCCATCGCAAAACCCTGGACAAGTCATTTCCTGTTCCAAGAGGTAGTATAGCAACAGGTGGAGGAGATTCGAACTTTTCCTTTTCAATGGCATCGAGAACCCAGGCTACAGTACCATCTCCACCACATACAAGAACTCTAAAATATTGCACGTTACGGAACAATGCCAGTCCTACCTCTGGTCCCTGTGAAGCACTAAGCTCAAAAACCTGAAATTATAATCCTTAGAATCAGTAATATCACCAAATACTGATAAATATTGCACAAGAACTGAATACTGATGACACTCCAAATGGTATTGCATGACAACTGAATACCGAGGACACTGAAATGGTTTGAAAACATTCATTTAAGAAGTACAAATTTTAGAACTTTAAAAATGCAAAGCTATCAGGGTTCTACTTTCTAATCATTAATTTGAGCCAATTCATAAAAAatgctgcaacatattcaagaGAAACAGAAGGACCCCTCTTCCACAACAGATCAATCGAAGGCAGAATATGCCAAACAATTATCAAGGACAAATGGAAACAGGCACAAATCCATCATTCCAGGGTTCAATATATCACAGATCAGATCAAGTCAGACATCTGCAATCATTTTTCTCCATGCATGTAACATCTTACACTAGAAATGAGGAAAAGTATTAATAAGATAATGTCATAGCTAAAGCAACCTAAGGAAAACGGACCTGTAGAGGATTCAACAACATGTTCAGTCTCCTTCTAAGAGAAGGTCCATATTGAGCTCCACTCTTGGCAttgatgaaaacaagaagaggCCTGGCATCCTGTGGCAAATCAACCAATTTGTGCTCCTTTTTATCAGTTGTGATCATGGTGCCTCCATTCTTCTGGATGCAGCCATTTTCAGTGAATTCAAGACTTGCTAACCCGCCATCCTGCTTCATAGAGTATCCATTCTTCTTTTCATTCGTGCTGACCAATGCAACAACCCCTCTAAGCATGGATTCAAGTACTGATCCTTTTTCTGAACTGTTCTGCAATTTGCCATTAGGATCTCCATAAAAAGAAGCATAATTGTACCCATGCTTGCTCCGGTTACGTCGCCTTCTAATCCGAACCCTAACTGATGATGCTATAATCTCTTCCTTGATAGAATTTAACATGCCACCAGTTGCTTGCCCTGTGTTTAATTCTTTCACACAAAGCGGAGACAGAACAAGCCTTCTAAAGGGACCCAAATCACAGACATTACCCGTCTCTTTTAATAACTTGGCATGACAGTCAACATGTATCAGGCGCTGACACCACAAGCAACGCCATATAGGTGAAGCACCAAGGAAAGGTATACCACATGGTTCATCACAGTAATAGCAAAAGGAAGATGTATCAGAATTGTCATCCATTTCAACCCATCTTTCTGACCAATGGTGCAGCAAGTGGGATGCACCACCTTGTGCTACACACTTGCAATCCTTTGTGGCAGAGTGGGAACAGTGAAAATGAGCTGCAACACCACATATGGAGCAACGGTGAAGAGGAACGTTACAAGCACCCTTTGCACCAACAGTTTGTGTAGAGACCAATGAAGATAAACAGACACAACATGTTGAAGGCTGCTCACTATGACAATAATCTTCCATCCATGTATGGCGTGAAGTTGGACATTTTAATGTCTTCCgtgccttcttcttttccctaGCAGCAGCTTTCACCCAGTTTAGGGATGCCTGTCTCTGCAGCTTAAGGAATGCATAAATGAGGGCCAACAGTCCAAATGATCCAGCGGTGACAAGCCACCCGAAAATATTCGGACCAGACACATCGGATTCAGCAGCTAGTTTCAAGAGTGCAGAACCCAAGTCCATCACTATTGACCAGACTTGCACCTTCCCAATATCTATTGCTTCTTATTGAACTCAACACTCGCCACAAGCCCTAGCAGCAAAGAGACTCCGAAGCAAACCTGGAACCAAGGTGCAACCAACATCTAGTTTCTAATTAAACAGCACTGGATGGCACTAGGTTTGCAGCAAACAATGACATCATGAAAAATCATGCAAATTGAAAAAGCTAGATGGTAAACATCcgataaggaaaaaaaataaattaatatgaCAACCGATGGTATGATAGCTGTAGCTCAAACCTTGCAAAACAGAAACAAAGAAATCAAACAGAAACTTGGCTCTgagatgcattcttagaacagAAAATGGTTTGACCCAAGTACAATTTCATATCACAGCCTTCTAAATTCATCATACCAACATAAATAGGTACGCAAAAAAATTGTGATTTTAGGACagcaataaaagagaaagtACAATCTTCTTTTAAGTCCAATACATATAAGAAGTCCAATccattaatcaagtttcaacCAGCCCCCCTTTCCAATCAATACCAAACATCATGCCACCCAATCTTTATCTAAATCTTCACAGATAAATCTCTGCCTTCCCACCATCAATTACCGTTCTTCCCGCAGAATTGAAACATATCCACAGTATTTAAACATTATTAGCAATTAAGAACTAGGAGACCGACCTTATATCAAATTCATTACAAGAAAACACAgagaaatttcaaaaaaaaaaagaagaagaaaaggaaatacgAGTTTACAGATGACACGCACGCATTCAAGGTTATATCGATCCAGAatccaattaaaaaaaatcaaaacattgcataaacccaaaaaaaaacagcCAAGAACAACAACTACAAGCAATCGCCCCACCATCCAATCAAACCCAGAAAAGATCGGCACCAGATCTATCCAAGTTAAACCTCAACCAAAAAACCAAAACCATCCCCCGATCCACATTCCCAAAACCAGAATTCATCCCGGAAACGAAGCAAAACGTACCTCCGAAATCGAAACCAAACGCCaaacaaagagagagagcgagagcgcAAGAGATTCGAAACCGCCCGAAAACCTAAATCTCTCTAGATTCGTCACCCTTTATCGATCTCTCGCTTGGAATCTTGAAGGGAAAGGAAGCGCGGAATCGTGGGACCTTGTTTAAGGGGCGGGGCGGAAAACGTCGTCGTAGTCGTCGTCGGAGTTGCCGGTTTAAAGGCGGAGGGGGCGGGACTCCGTGAACGAAAGcagcgatttttttttttcttttgtggttTTCGTTTCTTTCTTTCCGCCCCTCTCCTCGCCCTCCGCTTTTTTTCCTGT
This genomic window from Phoenix dactylifera cultivar Barhee BC4 unplaced genomic scaffold, palm_55x_up_171113_PBpolish2nd_filt_p 001731F, whole genome shotgun sequence contains:
- the LOC103701706 gene encoding diacylglycerol kinase 2 → MDLGSALLKLAAESDVSGPNIFGWLVTAGSFGLLALIYAFLKLQRQASLNWVKAAAREKKKARKTLKCPTSRHTWMEDYCHSEQPSTCCVCLSSLVSTQTVGAKGACNVPLHRCSICGVAAHFHCSHSATKDCKCVAQGGASHLLHHWSERWVEMDDNSDTSSFCYYCDEPCGIPFLGASPIWRCLWCQRLIHVDCHAKLLKETGNVCDLGPFRRLVLSPLCVKELNTGQATGGMLNSIKEEIIASSVRVRIRRRRNRSKHGYNYASFYGDPNGKLQNSSEKGSVLESMLRGVVALVSTNEKKNGYSMKQDGGLASLEFTENGCIQKNGGTMITTDKKEHKLVDLPQDARPLLVFINAKSGAQYGPSLRRRLNMLLNPLQVFELSASQGPEVGLALFRNVQYFRVLVCGGDGTVAWVLDAIEKEKFESPPPVAILPLGTGNDLSRVLRWGGGLSSVEGQGGLGALLHDIDHAAITMLDRWNVAIQEYDREQSCSTKKLKFMTNYLGVGCDAKVAYDFHMMREERPDKFYSQFVNKLRYAKEGAKDMVDRACADLPWQVSLEVDGDEIEIPEDAEGVLVLNIGSYMGGVDLWQNDYEHDDDFGLQSMHDKTLEVVCISGTWHLGKLQVGLSQARRLAQGKVIRLHIHSPFPVQVDGEPWIQQPGCLEITHHGQVFMLRRASEEPTGHAAAIMTEVLVNAECNGVINAAQKRLLLQQMALRLSA